Proteins from a genomic interval of Poecile atricapillus isolate bPoeAtr1 chromosome 1, bPoeAtr1.hap1, whole genome shotgun sequence:
- the LOC131592953 gene encoding transient receptor potential cation channel subfamily V member 6-like isoform X1, with amino-acid sequence MGVPLFGESNPFYSRIWNGLSQKLQGKKSWDKHLDEINLLQQKRIWESPLLQAAKENNLAAIRKLLTDGTCDIYQRGAVGETALHVAAMYDNLEAAVALMEAAPELINERMTSELYEGQTALHIAAANQNTMLVKALLKRGANASTARATGHFFKRSSQNLFYFGEHVLSFAACVGNEEIVQLLIENGADIRAQDSLGNTVLHILVLQPNKTFACHMYSLILSYDRNKEGPGSLELIPNNEGLSPFKLAGVEGNTVMFQYLMQKRKQSLWSFGPLSTVLYDITEIDSWAEDQSFLELIVSTKKREARQILDLTPVKELVSLKWNMYGRPYFCFLALFYILYMVCFTMCCVYRPLKPRTGNRTSSRDNTIYVQKMLQESYVAYEDELRLVGELITVIGAVVILVLEIPDILRVGAAKYFGQTILGGPFHIIVITYACMILVTMVMRLTSTTGEVVPMSFALVLGWCNVMYFARGFQMLGPFTIMIQKMIFGDLMRFCWLMAVVILGFASAFYIIFQTENPENLGQFYNYPMSLFTTFELFLTIIDGPANYDVDLPFMYSVVYFAFAIIATLLMLNLLIAMMGDTHWRVAHEQDELWRAQVVATTVMLERKLPRCLWPRSGICGREFGLGDRWYLRIEDRIDPNKHKMMRYTEAFKAQDRDNYDKGSEKLETSGDTLCKKELSALSLSRSTSRTSSHRGWEILRRNTFRQLCGEVGPAVDEEVYDV; translated from the exons ATGGGGGTGCCTTTATTTGGGGAGAGCAATCCCTTTTATTCCCGGATATGGAATGGACTAAGTCAGAAGCTGCAAGGCAAAAAATCCTGGGATAAACATCTGGATGAAATCAATTTACTCCAGCAGAAAAG GATCTGGGAATCCCCACTCctccaggctgccaaagagaaCAACCTTGCTGCCATTAGGAAACTTCTCACTGATGGAACATGCGATATCTATCAGAGAG GCGCAGTGGGAGAGACTGCCCTTCATGTAGCTGCCATGTACGACAACTTGGAGGCTGCAGTGGCTCTGATggaagcagctcctgagctTATCAATGAGAGGATGACATCAGAACTTTATGAAG GGCAGACAGCTCTCCACATTGCAGCAGCTAACCAGAACACCATGTTGGTGAAGGCTTTGCTTAAGAGAGGAGCCAATGCCAGCACAGCAAGGGCCACTGGGCACTTCTTCAAGCGCAGCTCCCAGAACCTTTTCTATTTTG GAGAGCATGTTTTATCATTTGCTGCCTGTGTGGGGAATGAGGAAATTGTGCAGCTGCTCATTGAAAACGGAGCTGACATTAGAGCTCAAGATTCTCTGG GTAACACTGTTCTTCACATCCTGGTTCTCCAACCTAATAAGACGTTTGCCTGCCACATGTACAGCCTGATACTTTCCTATGACAGGAACAAAGAGGGACCAGGGTCACTTGAACTGATTCCCAACAATGAGGGGCTTAGTCCATTCAAACTGGCTGGAGTTGAGGGCAACACTGTG atGTTTCAATACCTTATGCAGAAGCGGAAGCAGAGTCTCTGGTCCTTTGGCCCCTTGAGCACTGTGCTGTATGATATCACAGAGATTGACTCCTGGGCTGAAGATCAGTCCTTCCTTGAGCTCATAGTGTCCACCAAGAAGAGAGAG gCACGCCAGATCTTGGACTTAACACCTGTGAAGGAGCTGGTGAGCCTGAAGTGGAACATGTATGGTCGTCCCTATTTCTGTTTCCTGGCCTTATTCTACATCCTCTACATGGTCTGCTTCACCATGTGCTGCGTCTACCGCCCCCTGAAACCCCGAACAGGCAACAGAACCAGCAGCAGGGACAACACAATCTACGTCCAGAAAATGCTTCAG gaatcaTATGTGGCATATGAGGATGAGCTGAGGCTGGTGGGGGAGCTGATCACAGTCATTGGAGCTGTAGTAATTTTGGTCCTTGAG ATTCCAGATATCCTTAGAGTTGGAGCAGCGAAATACTTTGGACAAACAATCCTAGGAGGGCCTTTCCACATAATTGT CATCACATATGCTTGCATGATCCTGGTGACCATGGTGATGCGTCTCACCAGCACAACTGGGGAGGTGGTGCCCATGTCCTTCGCCCTGGTGCTGGGATGGTGCAACGTCATGTACTTCGCACGGGGCTTCCAGATGCTCGGACCTTTCACCATCATGATCCAGAAG ATGATATTTGGAGATCTCATGCGCTTTTGCTGGCTCATGGCTGTGGTGATATTGGGCTTTGCATCAG CTTTTTACATCATCTTCCAGACAGAGAACCCTGAAAACCTTGGGCAGTTCTACAACTATCCCATGTCCTTGTTCACCACTTTTGAGCTGTTCCTCACCATCATTGATGGCCCTGCAAACTACGATGTGGACCTACCCTTTATGTACAGTGTGGTGTACTTTGCTTTTGCCATCATTGCCACCCTCCTTATGCTCAACTTGTTAATTGCCATGATGGGTGACACCCACTGGAGAGTGGCCCACGAGCAGGATGAGCTCTGGAGAGCCCAG GTTGTTGCCACTACTGTCATGTTGGAGAGGAAACTGCCACGGTGCCTCTGGCCTCGCTCCGGAATCTGTGGGCGGGAGTTTGGGCTGGGGGACCGATGGTATCTCAG AATTGAAGACAGGATTGATCCCAACAAACACAAGATGATGCGGTACACGGAGGCATTTAAGGCTCAGGATAGGGATAACTATGACAAAGGTTCGGAAAAGCTGGAGACCAGCGGGGACACCCTGTGCAAGAAGGAACTGTCTGCTCTGTCACTGTCACGGAGCACATCCAGAACTAGTTCTCACCGGGGCTGGGAGATCCTGAGGCGCAACACCTTCCGCCAGCTTTGTGGAGAGGTCGGTCCTGCCGTGGATGAGGAGGTGTATGATGTCTAA
- the LOC131592953 gene encoding transient receptor potential cation channel subfamily V member 6-like isoform X2: protein MGVPLFGESNPFYSRIWNGLSQKLQGKKSWDKHLDEINLLQQKRIWESPLLQAAKENNLAAIRKLLTDGTCDIYQRGAVGETALHVAAMYDNLEAAVALMEAAPELINERMTSELYEGQTALHIAAANQNTMLVKALLKRGANASTARATGHFFKRSSQNLFYFGEHVLSFAACVGNEEIVQLLIENGADIRAQDSLGNTVLHILVLQPNKTFACHMYSLILSYDRNKEGPGSLELIPNNEGLSPFKLAGVEGNTVMFQYLMQKRKQSLWSFGPLSTVLYDITEIDSWAEDQSFLELIVSTKKREARQILDLTPVKELVSLKWNMYGRPYFCFLALFYILYMVCFTMCCVYRPLKPRTGNRTSSRDNTIYVQKMLQESYVAYEDELRLVGELITVIGAVVILVLEIPDILRVGAAKYFGQTILGGPFHIIVITYACMILVTMVMRLTSTTGEVVPMSFALVLGWCNVMYFARGFQMLGPFTIMIQKMIFGDLMRFCWLMAVVILGFASAFYIIFQTENPENLGQFYNYPMSLFTTFELFLTIIDGPANYDVDLPFMYSVVYFAFAIIATLLMLNLLIAMMGDTHWRVAHEQDELWRAQVILLRLLPLLSCWRGNCHGASGLAPESVGGSLGWGTDGISELKTGLIPTNTR, encoded by the exons ATGGGGGTGCCTTTATTTGGGGAGAGCAATCCCTTTTATTCCCGGATATGGAATGGACTAAGTCAGAAGCTGCAAGGCAAAAAATCCTGGGATAAACATCTGGATGAAATCAATTTACTCCAGCAGAAAAG GATCTGGGAATCCCCACTCctccaggctgccaaagagaaCAACCTTGCTGCCATTAGGAAACTTCTCACTGATGGAACATGCGATATCTATCAGAGAG GCGCAGTGGGAGAGACTGCCCTTCATGTAGCTGCCATGTACGACAACTTGGAGGCTGCAGTGGCTCTGATggaagcagctcctgagctTATCAATGAGAGGATGACATCAGAACTTTATGAAG GGCAGACAGCTCTCCACATTGCAGCAGCTAACCAGAACACCATGTTGGTGAAGGCTTTGCTTAAGAGAGGAGCCAATGCCAGCACAGCAAGGGCCACTGGGCACTTCTTCAAGCGCAGCTCCCAGAACCTTTTCTATTTTG GAGAGCATGTTTTATCATTTGCTGCCTGTGTGGGGAATGAGGAAATTGTGCAGCTGCTCATTGAAAACGGAGCTGACATTAGAGCTCAAGATTCTCTGG GTAACACTGTTCTTCACATCCTGGTTCTCCAACCTAATAAGACGTTTGCCTGCCACATGTACAGCCTGATACTTTCCTATGACAGGAACAAAGAGGGACCAGGGTCACTTGAACTGATTCCCAACAATGAGGGGCTTAGTCCATTCAAACTGGCTGGAGTTGAGGGCAACACTGTG atGTTTCAATACCTTATGCAGAAGCGGAAGCAGAGTCTCTGGTCCTTTGGCCCCTTGAGCACTGTGCTGTATGATATCACAGAGATTGACTCCTGGGCTGAAGATCAGTCCTTCCTTGAGCTCATAGTGTCCACCAAGAAGAGAGAG gCACGCCAGATCTTGGACTTAACACCTGTGAAGGAGCTGGTGAGCCTGAAGTGGAACATGTATGGTCGTCCCTATTTCTGTTTCCTGGCCTTATTCTACATCCTCTACATGGTCTGCTTCACCATGTGCTGCGTCTACCGCCCCCTGAAACCCCGAACAGGCAACAGAACCAGCAGCAGGGACAACACAATCTACGTCCAGAAAATGCTTCAG gaatcaTATGTGGCATATGAGGATGAGCTGAGGCTGGTGGGGGAGCTGATCACAGTCATTGGAGCTGTAGTAATTTTGGTCCTTGAG ATTCCAGATATCCTTAGAGTTGGAGCAGCGAAATACTTTGGACAAACAATCCTAGGAGGGCCTTTCCACATAATTGT CATCACATATGCTTGCATGATCCTGGTGACCATGGTGATGCGTCTCACCAGCACAACTGGGGAGGTGGTGCCCATGTCCTTCGCCCTGGTGCTGGGATGGTGCAACGTCATGTACTTCGCACGGGGCTTCCAGATGCTCGGACCTTTCACCATCATGATCCAGAAG ATGATATTTGGAGATCTCATGCGCTTTTGCTGGCTCATGGCTGTGGTGATATTGGGCTTTGCATCAG CTTTTTACATCATCTTCCAGACAGAGAACCCTGAAAACCTTGGGCAGTTCTACAACTATCCCATGTCCTTGTTCACCACTTTTGAGCTGTTCCTCACCATCATTGATGGCCCTGCAAACTACGATGTGGACCTACCCTTTATGTACAGTGTGGTGTACTTTGCTTTTGCCATCATTGCCACCCTCCTTATGCTCAACTTGTTAATTGCCATGATGGGTGACACCCACTGGAGAGTGGCCCACGAGCAGGATGAGCTCTGGAGAGCCCAGGTAATCTTGTTAAG GTTGTTGCCACTACTGTCATGTTGGAGAGGAAACTGCCACGGTGCCTCTGGCCTCGCTCCGGAATCTGTGGGCGGGAGTTTGGGCTGGGGGACCGATGGTATCTCAG AATTGAAGACAGGATTGATCCCAACAAACACAAGATGA